Proteins from a single region of Desulfobacter postgatei 2ac9:
- a CDS encoding Mrp/NBP35 family ATP-binding protein: MIHKNVDQAKKASSCSSKTPQNDADKQRMEMDAMIKDNLARIKHKFFVLSGKGGVGKSSVSANLAATLAKKGYKTGLMDVDVHGPSIAQMFNITELLDIAPDTKQLLPRRINENLTVVSVQALMQDKDQAVIWRGPAKTGIIKQFVGSVAWGNLDFLVIDAPPGTGDEPLTVVQTIPDARGIIVTTPQEVALADVRKSISFCKTVKMQTLGIIENMAGYTCPHCNKHIDLFKSGGGEKTAKAQGLNFLGSIPFDTRVVESGDDGVPVMMYEAPGPFKDAFEKVVENILKQIEV; encoded by the coding sequence ATGATTCACAAAAACGTTGACCAGGCCAAAAAAGCAAGCAGCTGTTCATCCAAGACCCCCCAGAATGACGCTGACAAACAACGGATGGAAATGGACGCAATGATCAAGGACAATCTGGCCAGAATCAAACATAAATTTTTTGTTCTGTCCGGCAAAGGCGGCGTGGGTAAAAGCTCCGTATCAGCAAACCTTGCAGCAACCCTTGCAAAAAAAGGATATAAAACAGGGCTTATGGATGTGGATGTGCATGGTCCTTCCATTGCCCAGATGTTCAACATAACGGAACTTTTAGATATTGCACCCGATACCAAGCAGCTGTTGCCCAGACGAATCAACGAAAACCTCACGGTGGTCAGTGTTCAGGCGTTGATGCAGGACAAGGACCAGGCCGTTATATGGAGAGGCCCTGCAAAAACCGGGATTATCAAGCAGTTTGTAGGTTCCGTTGCCTGGGGAAACTTGGACTTTCTGGTCATTGACGCCCCTCCGGGTACAGGTGATGAACCGCTCACCGTTGTACAGACCATTCCGGATGCCAGGGGCATTATCGTGACCACCCCCCAGGAAGTGGCCCTTGCAGACGTCCGCAAATCCATCTCATTTTGTAAAACCGTAAAAATGCAAACTCTTGGTATAATTGAAAACATGGCCGGATATACCTGTCCCCACTGCAATAAGCATATTGATCTTTTTAAAAGCGGCGGCGGAGAAAAAACCGCCAAGGCACAGGGCTTAAATTTCTTAGGGTCCATCCCCTTTGACACCCGCGTCGTGGAATCCGGAGATGACGGTGTGCCCGTGATGATGTATGAGGCGCCCGGTCCTTTTAAAGACGCATTTGAAAAGGTGGTGGAAAATATCCTCAAACAGATTGAGGTATGA
- a CDS encoding tetratricopeptide repeat protein, giving the protein MKHLTMCTLALASALSFFSVSGCIKESGAPILGETDSENVADQESDFQASYYYLMARLYDIKNETDLAQKALEKAIAKDPDSSFLQREYIICLQKQEKSGQAMALAQLLAEKYPDDVENLLLLARLKKGDDKDMTLLLERILELAPEDKETFLRLGKVYMDEGMTLKAMNLFSRMTTIFPDYYVAYFYLGETQRIAGNPEAAKKSYLKTLELEPDLIEPRFRLVDVYKAMGEEINKAEIIKLLNQVLSLEPGDEKALIELGLLYFNTKDYQNADDIFALLGREIRKNTDLVLNIAQILMPEDRYQDAVTVLSQIRKALPGNANINFFLGMAYEGLEKPDKAIECYLKVTPDHPQYKKTILSIAFLYRDMNRTVEAIQFLEQHHRQSPQDIDITSYLASFYQENNSHDIAVTMLQRALKEAPQNTDLLFKLGVVLDAAGQRRKSIETMKTIIRLDSEHASALNYLGYTYAEMGINLNQALKLVQRALEIRPEDGYIMDSLGWVYFKKQAYDKAIFYLEKAVELSEYETVIAAHLADAYLKTGQREKAIAMYKKALDNAKPDHEKEIMEIKEKLKNLENPVQ; this is encoded by the coding sequence ATGAAACACCTTACCATGTGTACCCTGGCCTTGGCTTCAGCCTTAAGCTTTTTTTCTGTTTCAGGCTGTATCAAGGAATCGGGGGCTCCTATCCTCGGGGAAACCGACAGCGAAAATGTTGCCGACCAGGAGAGTGATTTCCAGGCGTCATACTACTATCTTATGGCGCGGCTCTACGATATTAAAAATGAAACTGATCTGGCGCAAAAAGCTCTGGAAAAGGCCATTGCAAAAGATCCGGACTCCTCTTTTCTGCAGCGCGAATATATCATCTGCTTGCAGAAACAAGAAAAGTCAGGCCAGGCCATGGCACTTGCCCAGCTTCTGGCAGAAAAATATCCGGATGATGTGGAAAACCTTCTCCTGCTTGCCCGGCTGAAAAAAGGGGATGATAAGGACATGACCCTCCTGCTGGAACGGATACTTGAGCTTGCGCCAGAAGATAAAGAAACCTTTTTACGGTTGGGAAAAGTGTATATGGATGAGGGCATGACCCTGAAAGCCATGAATCTGTTTTCCCGTATGACAACCATATTTCCCGACTATTATGTTGCCTATTTCTACCTGGGAGAGACCCAGCGGATAGCCGGCAACCCTGAAGCGGCTAAGAAGTCTTACCTTAAAACCCTTGAACTTGAGCCTGACCTTATAGAACCCCGCTTCCGGCTTGTAGATGTGTATAAAGCCATGGGTGAAGAAATAAATAAGGCGGAAATCATAAAGCTTCTCAACCAGGTTCTTAGTTTAGAGCCCGGAGATGAAAAGGCACTGATAGAGCTTGGTCTGTTATATTTTAACACCAAGGATTATCAAAACGCAGATGACATATTTGCCCTACTTGGTCGGGAAATCCGAAAAAATACGGATTTGGTGTTAAACATTGCCCAGATCCTGATGCCCGAGGATAGATACCAGGATGCTGTTACGGTTTTGTCCCAGATCAGGAAAGCACTCCCCGGGAACGCCAACATTAATTTTTTCCTGGGGATGGCTTATGAAGGATTAGAAAAACCGGACAAGGCCATTGAATGTTATCTTAAAGTCACGCCCGATCATCCCCAGTATAAAAAAACAATTTTAAGTATTGCTTTTCTCTACAGGGACATGAACCGCACAGTAGAGGCAATTCAATTTCTGGAACAGCACCACAGACAAAGTCCACAAGACATTGATATCACCTCTTACCTGGCCTCATTTTACCAGGAAAACAACAGTCATGACATTGCCGTCACCATGCTGCAGCGTGCATTAAAAGAGGCTCCCCAAAATACGGATTTACTGTTCAAGCTTGGTGTTGTTCTGGATGCTGCAGGGCAGCGACGCAAAAGCATTGAAACCATGAAAACCATTATCAGACTGGATTCCGAGCATGCATCAGCCCTCAATTACCTGGGTTATACCTATGCAGAAATGGGCATTAATCTTAATCAAGCCCTGAAACTGGTACAACGAGCCCTTGAGATCCGACCGGAAGACGGCTATATCATGGATAGTCTGGGGTGGGTCTATTTTAAAAAACAGGCGTATGACAAGGCTATTTTTTACCTTGAAAAAGCTGTTGAGCTATCTGAATATGAAACCGTCATTGCCGCCCACCTGGCAGATGCCTACCTTAAAACAGGACAGCGGGAGAAGGCGATTGCCATGTATAAAAAAGCCCTTGATAACGCCAAACCGGATCATGAAAAAGAGATCATGGAAATCAAGGAAAAACTTAAAAATTTGGAAAATCCCGTACAATGA
- a CDS encoding sigma-70 family RNA polymerase sigma factor — MENIVDQENPTVSKKLTKKDFLVPAGKTRASTSKALVKSDPIQSYLNEINRYKLLTREQEIELGRRIQEDNDQEAAYIMTTSNLRLVVKIALEFQRIWMQNLLDLIQEGNIGLVRAVKKFDPYKNVKFSYYASFWIKAYILKFIMDNWRMVKIGTTQGQRKLFFRLKKEKQLLIEQGFDPKPKLLSERLGVSEQEVVDMDQRLANWDLSLDEPLKDDSNTERIEFINVDSDSSEDRLAKKEIEDILYTKVDEFKKTLNERELDIFDRRIFSDSPETLQEIGEVYNISRERVRQIENNIIKKMKAYFKKDMPDFDMYDHDQ, encoded by the coding sequence ATGGAAAATATTGTTGACCAAGAGAATCCCACAGTTTCTAAAAAACTGACCAAGAAGGACTTTTTGGTACCCGCAGGCAAAACCAGGGCCAGCACGTCAAAAGCCCTGGTCAAATCAGATCCCATTCAAAGTTACCTTAATGAAATCAATAGATATAAACTTTTGACCCGGGAGCAGGAAATAGAGTTGGGCCGGCGGATTCAGGAGGATAACGACCAGGAAGCCGCCTATATAATGACCACTTCCAACCTGCGCCTGGTGGTAAAGATTGCTTTGGAATTTCAACGCATATGGATGCAGAATCTTCTTGATCTCATCCAGGAGGGCAATATTGGTCTTGTCCGGGCCGTAAAAAAATTTGACCCGTATAAAAATGTCAAATTTTCCTATTATGCATCATTTTGGATCAAGGCATATATCCTCAAATTCATCATGGACAATTGGCGAATGGTCAAAATTGGGACCACCCAGGGACAGCGCAAGCTTTTTTTCAGATTGAAAAAAGAGAAACAGTTGCTCATTGAACAGGGGTTTGATCCCAAGCCCAAGCTGTTATCCGAACGCCTGGGCGTGTCTGAACAGGAAGTGGTGGATATGGACCAGCGGCTTGCCAACTGGGATCTCTCTTTGGATGAACCGCTTAAAGATGATTCAAATACCGAACGCATTGAATTTATTAACGTTGATTCGGATTCCTCCGAAGACCGCCTGGCAAAAAAAGAGATCGAAGATATCCTGTACACAAAGGTGGATGAGTTTAAAAAGACACTGAACGAACGCGAACTGGATATTTTCGATCGCAGAATTTTTTCAGATTCCCCCGAAACCCTGCAGGAAATAGGTGAAGTCTACAACATCTCAAGGGAACGGGTCCGGCAGATTGAAAACAACATCATAAAAAAAATGAAAGCATATTTTAAAAAAGATATGCCGGATTTTGACATGTATGACCATGACCAGTAA
- a CDS encoding phosphoribosylaminoimidazolesuccinocarboxamide synthase: MSIIPGTEYEGLPLIRQGKVRDIFDTGDALLMVTTDRLSAFDVVLPDAIPDKGKVLNQISVFWFKQMESIVKNHIISTDVNDYPVAFHKYKDKLEGRSMLVKKAEPMAVECIVRGYISGSGWKSYQSEGHVCNIKLPQGLKESDRLETPLFTPSTKAEIGDHDINIGFDQAANILGKETAEKLRDLSLEIYNRGAALALEKGIIIADTKFEFGLLDGEIILIDEILTPDSSRFWPLDDYTPGRGQKSFDKQTVRDWLTNSGWGKTPPGPKLPQEIIDNTSKTYKEIFTRLTGKTI, encoded by the coding sequence TTGAGCATTATACCCGGAACAGAATATGAAGGTTTGCCGCTGATCAGACAAGGAAAGGTCAGGGACATTTTTGATACGGGCGATGCCCTGCTCATGGTCACAACCGACCGGCTTTCCGCCTTTGACGTGGTCTTGCCTGACGCTATTCCGGACAAGGGCAAGGTATTGAACCAGATCTCGGTGTTCTGGTTCAAACAGATGGAAAGCATCGTTAAAAATCATATTATCAGTACGGATGTAAATGATTATCCGGTGGCGTTTCACAAATACAAAGACAAGCTTGAAGGCCGCAGCATGCTGGTGAAAAAAGCTGAACCCATGGCCGTGGAGTGCATTGTCAGAGGCTATATTTCAGGCTCGGGGTGGAAATCCTATCAATCTGAAGGCCATGTGTGCAATATCAAGTTGCCCCAGGGGCTCAAGGAGTCCGACAGGCTTGAGACGCCTTTGTTTACCCCGTCGACCAAGGCTGAAATCGGTGATCATGACATCAATATCGGCTTTGATCAGGCTGCAAATATTCTTGGGAAAGAAACTGCAGAAAAACTGCGTGACCTGAGCCTTGAAATTTATAATCGCGGTGCAGCACTTGCCCTGGAAAAAGGTATTATCATTGCCGACACAAAATTTGAGTTTGGTCTGCTTGATGGTGAAATTATACTTATTGATGAAATCCTGACTCCGGATTCATCCAGATTCTGGCCCCTGGATGATTACACACCCGGGAGGGGACAGAAAAGTTTTGACAAACAGACTGTCAGGGACTGGCTGACCAATTCGGGTTGGGGCAAAACGCCGCCGGGTCCCAAATTGCCCCAGGAAATCATTGACAATACCAGTAAAACCTACAAGGAAATTTTTACCCGGCTGACCGGAAAAACCATCTGA
- a CDS encoding ParB/RepB/Spo0J family partition protein, which produces MTGITVTDIPVSEIDLSDTGFRITGLHHDIEHLSASISQYGIMVEPLVLCGSDKYSVVSGFRRIEAVRYAGLSRITCRVMPAGEKPGAAMAAVIENAFSRELTSAELVRATALLLRFMDAETIAKNATSIFNRPLNTAYINTLAHIHAMPDSVLNLMDEGKISIKACKSLVSMDAETMTEFLHLFSLIKVSSGIQMEIIAWAKEICALEKMSLSTLIQESPLGDNESDGHRDISALGKQFKAFLAQRRFPAVTAAKNQAQEQIKALELDSGLQLAVPENFEGLVYAMQMEFKNMDEFKTRLNRLAQLADHHDFKSLLDR; this is translated from the coding sequence ATGACAGGAATAACAGTTACTGATATCCCGGTCTCTGAGATTGATCTTTCAGACACCGGGTTTCGCATTACAGGGCTACACCATGATATTGAACATCTATCGGCTTCCATTTCCCAATATGGCATCATGGTCGAGCCCCTGGTGTTGTGCGGATCGGATAAATACAGTGTGGTGTCCGGGTTCCGGCGGATTGAAGCCGTAAGGTATGCGGGATTGTCCCGGATAACCTGCCGTGTCATGCCTGCAGGAGAAAAACCGGGTGCGGCCATGGCCGCTGTAATTGAAAATGCCTTTTCAAGGGAACTTACGTCTGCAGAACTCGTTCGGGCTACAGCGCTTTTATTGCGTTTCATGGATGCTGAAACTATCGCAAAAAACGCTACATCCATCTTCAACAGGCCGCTGAATACCGCGTATATTAATACGCTGGCGCATATCCATGCCATGCCTGATTCTGTTCTCAATCTTATGGATGAGGGCAAGATATCCATTAAGGCATGTAAAAGCCTTGTATCTATGGATGCAGAAACCATGACTGAATTTTTGCATCTTTTTTCTCTGATCAAAGTATCTTCGGGCATTCAGATGGAGATCATTGCATGGGCAAAGGAGATCTGCGCCCTTGAAAAAATGAGTCTGTCAACCCTCATTCAGGAAAGTCCCCTGGGAGATAACGAGAGCGATGGCCACAGGGATATTAGTGCCCTTGGAAAGCAGTTCAAGGCGTTTCTTGCCCAAAGACGTTTTCCTGCGGTCACAGCAGCTAAAAACCAGGCCCAAGAACAGATCAAAGCACTTGAACTGGATTCCGGACTTCAACTGGCGGTTCCCGAAAATTTTGAGGGATTGGTCTATGCCATGCAAATGGAATTTAAAAATATGGATGAGTTTAAAACACGCCTCAACCGCCTGGCGCAACTTGCAGACCACCATGACTTCAAATCCCTTCTGGATAGATAA
- a CDS encoding SPL family radical SAM protein encodes MINPTRVFIDKDLNLTPEIEYLISRVKPIPEKVGDSSPVYDLINQADDPVGFAKKVLYITSNKGALIRQCPGTSYYTCCDYTILHCGTYCTMDCAYCILQAYFHPPVLQYFAGFDQYTAALEPIFQGNNIFRIGTGEYTDSLIWEPVSLMPRFLVEKFAAQDRAVLELKTKTVNIDTLLDLNHNRKTILSWSVNTPEMIASQERGTAGLSARLKAAAKAVSKGFRVAFHFDPIFLYPGCENAYEHVIEAIFDHVRPKDVVWISIGTFRFMPHLKSIIEARSPESTIPYGEFITGLDNKMRYFKPLRIAIYQRLAAVFRQIAPDVAVYFCMEDEEVWMKTFGFFPGKPKALAHMLDRAAADRCGLDNRLL; translated from the coding sequence ATGATCAATCCAACCCGGGTATTCATAGACAAAGATCTGAATCTGACGCCGGAAATTGAGTACCTGATCTCAAGGGTCAAACCGATACCGGAGAAGGTTGGGGACTCAAGCCCTGTATATGACCTGATCAATCAGGCTGATGATCCCGTGGGCTTTGCCAAAAAAGTGCTTTACATCACCAGCAACAAGGGCGCTTTGATCCGCCAGTGCCCGGGCACCAGCTACTACACCTGCTGTGATTACACCATCTTGCATTGCGGCACCTATTGCACCATGGACTGCGCCTACTGCATCCTGCAAGCCTATTTTCACCCCCCCGTGCTCCAGTATTTTGCAGGCTTTGACCAGTACACTGCCGCACTGGAGCCGATTTTTCAAGGGAACAATATTTTTCGCATCGGCACCGGTGAGTACACCGACTCCCTGATCTGGGAACCTGTCAGTCTCATGCCCAGATTTCTGGTTGAAAAATTTGCAGCCCAGGACCGGGCGGTTCTTGAACTGAAGACAAAAACAGTTAATATAGATACGCTTCTTGACCTGAACCATAATCGGAAAACGATTCTGTCCTGGTCCGTAAATACCCCTGAAATGATTGCATCACAGGAGCGGGGTACAGCCGGTCTTTCCGCACGGCTTAAGGCTGCGGCTAAAGCCGTATCAAAGGGGTTTCGGGTGGCATTTCATTTTGATCCCATTTTTTTGTATCCTGGATGCGAAAATGCTTATGAACATGTGATTGAAGCCATTTTTGACCATGTTCGCCCAAAAGATGTTGTATGGATTTCCATTGGTACTTTCAGGTTCATGCCCCATTTGAAATCCATTATTGAAGCACGTTCTCCCGAGTCAACCATCCCCTACGGAGAGTTCATCACAGGGCTCGACAATAAAATGCGATATTTCAAACCATTACGCATCGCCATCTACCAGCGCCTTGCTGCCGTGTTCCGACAGATTGCCCCAGACGTTGCCGTCTATTTCTGCATGGAAGATGAAGAGGTGTGGATGAAAACCTTTGGTTTTTTTCCGGGAAAACCCAAAGCGCTTGCCCATATGCTCGACCGGGCTGCCGCAGACCGTTGCGGATTAGACAACCGCCTGCTTTAA
- the fusA gene encoding elongation factor G → MSEEIKSMRNVAFAGHGGAGKTTLAEAMLFKAGVTNRLGKVEDGNTVMDFQPEEIKKQQSINTSFIKYTHQKHVVTLMDTPGDQNFFSAAKTCFPVADSMAFVIDGVGGPSAMTEEAAASALEYNLPGFVIINKLDRERSDFTTAVAACDTALKKKIIPVCYPIGKEEGFKGLVNIISGTAFEYDADGKATRIDIPADMADEIAVAKEEFVENVAELDDDLLEKYLEGEEVTEEEIKSAFRKGVLDAHFYPAICISATKMIGIDVVFDFINDYMPSPLDRGPWIAKDADGNDVEVAPDPDAEFTGFVFATIVDPYAGRLSLFRVISGKLGKEGNIFNATKDNKERFSQLLEIAGKEQKQIDGALPGAIVAVAKLKNTLTGDTLTSGKNIKIPAPAPLPPCISFAISPKSKSDEDKIHEAVRKILEEDTGLTLRREEETRQTILSGRGLVHIEVTAEKIQRKFNVGMDIATPKVAYRETFKKKVRVQGKHKKQSGGHGQYGDCWIELEPLPKGSGYEFVDKIVGGVIPKNYIPAVEAGIRQAMQKGILAGFPCVDFRTTLDFGSYHAVDSSEMAFKTAGSLAFKNAAAQANAVLLEPIMKVSVKAPDDATGDIMGDLNSRRGRVLGMDSEDDKQIINALVPMSEMLRYAPDLSSMTGGRGSFSMEFEVYDEVPADLAKKIVDQVNAEKEA, encoded by the coding sequence ATGAGCGAAGAAATCAAATCCATGAGGAATGTGGCTTTTGCGGGCCATGGAGGTGCGGGCAAGACAACTCTTGCTGAGGCTATGCTGTTTAAAGCTGGGGTGACAAACCGCCTTGGCAAAGTTGAAGATGGAAATACGGTAATGGATTTCCAGCCCGAAGAAATAAAAAAGCAGCAAAGTATTAACACATCATTTATTAAGTATACGCACCAAAAGCATGTCGTAACATTAATGGACACCCCCGGGGATCAAAATTTCTTTTCTGCTGCCAAAACATGTTTTCCTGTAGCCGACAGCATGGCTTTTGTTATTGACGGTGTTGGCGGACCTTCCGCCATGACCGAGGAAGCGGCAGCCTCTGCCCTGGAATATAACCTGCCTGGTTTTGTCATTATCAACAAACTTGACCGTGAACGGTCTGATTTTACCACTGCGGTTGCCGCATGTGATACTGCCCTGAAAAAAAAAATTATTCCCGTATGCTATCCGATCGGCAAAGAAGAGGGGTTTAAGGGTCTTGTAAATATTATTTCAGGCACAGCCTTTGAGTATGATGCCGACGGCAAGGCCACAAGAATTGATATTCCGGCAGATATGGCCGATGAAATTGCCGTTGCCAAGGAAGAATTCGTTGAAAATGTCGCAGAACTTGATGATGATCTGCTCGAAAAATATCTGGAAGGTGAAGAAGTAACCGAAGAGGAGATCAAAAGCGCTTTCAGAAAAGGCGTTCTTGATGCCCATTTCTATCCGGCCATCTGTATATCAGCTACAAAGATGATTGGTATTGATGTGGTTTTTGATTTTATCAATGATTATATGCCTTCCCCCCTTGACCGCGGCCCATGGATTGCCAAAGACGCAGATGGAAACGATGTGGAAGTGGCGCCGGATCCCGATGCCGAATTTACAGGGTTTGTCTTTGCCACCATCGTTGACCCCTATGCGGGTCGGCTTTCCCTTTTCCGGGTAATTTCAGGAAAACTTGGCAAGGAAGGCAATATCTTCAATGCCACCAAGGACAACAAAGAGCGCTTTTCACAGCTTCTTGAAATTGCCGGCAAAGAGCAAAAACAGATTGACGGTGCTCTGCCGGGTGCCATTGTGGCCGTGGCAAAACTGAAAAATACCCTGACAGGGGATACCCTGACCAGCGGAAAAAACATCAAAATTCCGGCACCGGCACCTTTGCCCCCGTGCATCTCCTTTGCCATTTCTCCCAAGTCCAAAAGCGATGAAGATAAAATCCACGAAGCCGTGCGTAAGATCCTTGAAGAGGATACCGGCCTTACCCTGCGCCGTGAAGAAGAGACCCGACAGACCATTCTCTCCGGCCGCGGTCTGGTTCATATTGAAGTCACCGCAGAAAAAATCCAGCGTAAATTCAACGTGGGTATGGACATTGCTACACCCAAGGTGGCCTATCGTGAAACTTTCAAGAAAAAAGTAAGGGTCCAGGGCAAACATAAAAAGCAGTCCGGCGGCCATGGCCAGTACGGTGACTGCTGGATCGAACTTGAACCCCTTCCCAAAGGATCTGGTTACGAGTTCGTGGATAAAATCGTGGGCGGCGTGATCCCTAAAAACTATATTCCTGCAGTTGAGGCAGGTATCCGGCAGGCCATGCAAAAAGGTATTCTGGCTGGATTTCCCTGTGTGGATTTCCGTACCACATTGGATTTTGGTTCCTACCATGCAGTTGACTCTTCGGAAATGGCATTTAAAACGGCCGGCTCTCTGGCATTCAAAAACGCCGCAGCCCAGGCCAATGCCGTTTTACTTGAACCCATTATGAAGGTATCCGTCAAGGCACCCGATGATGCCACAGGTGATATCATGGGTGATCTCAACTCCAGGCGCGGCCGGGTACTCGGCATGGATTCCGAAGATGACAAACAGATCATCAACGCACTGGTGCCCATGTCCGAGATGTTGCGGTACGCACCGGATTTAAGTTCCATGACCGGTGGCCGAGGCTCCTTTTCTATGGAATTTGAAGTCTATGATGAAGTACCGGCGGACCTGGCAAAAAAAATTGTTGATCAGGTCAATGCTGAAAAAGAAGCCTAA
- a CDS encoding TlyA family RNA methyltransferase produces MKNKIVRKRLDQALVDQGLVRSRERAKAMIMAGKVLVNGIRADKPGTQVKHDARLEVNTPDHPYVSRGGLKLEKALQSFPVSVQDAVCLDIGASTGGFTDCLLKFGAKKVYAVDVGYGQLDWSLRRDDRVVVIERTNIRHLPYETIGQPMDAVVADTSFISLKTVIPAAEKFMRNGTDILALIKPQFEAGKEHVGKGGIVKDPEIRNQVKQNITLFFEERGYKVNGTITSPVLGAKGNEEYVIWIVYQKK; encoded by the coding sequence GTGAAAAATAAAATCGTCAGAAAACGTCTGGACCAGGCCCTGGTTGACCAGGGCCTGGTGCGTTCAAGGGAACGGGCCAAAGCCATGATCATGGCCGGAAAGGTTCTGGTAAACGGAATCAGGGCAGACAAACCCGGCACCCAGGTGAAACACGATGCGCGCCTTGAGGTCAACACCCCGGATCATCCTTATGTCAGCCGGGGCGGCCTTAAGCTTGAAAAAGCGCTTCAAAGTTTTCCCGTATCTGTTCAGGATGCCGTTTGTCTTGATATCGGCGCCTCCACAGGCGGATTCACCGACTGCCTGCTCAAATTCGGAGCAAAAAAAGTGTATGCCGTTGATGTGGGCTATGGGCAGCTTGACTGGTCCCTTCGCCGGGATGACAGGGTCGTGGTGATAGAGCGGACCAATATCCGTCACCTCCCCTATGAAACCATCGGTCAACCCATGGATGCGGTGGTGGCGGACACCTCTTTTATCTCTTTGAAAACCGTTATCCCGGCAGCGGAAAAATTTATGCGAAACGGCACGGATATCCTGGCCCTTATCAAACCGCAGTTTGAGGCGGGAAAGGAACATGTAGGCAAAGGCGGCATCGTAAAGGATCCGGAAATCAGAAATCAGGTAAAGCAGAATATTACTCTTTTCTTTGAGGAGAGGGGGTACAAGGTAAATGGAACCATTACCTCGCCGGTTTTAGGTGCCAAGGGCAATGAGGAATACGTAATTTGGATAGTGTATCAAAAAAAATAA